A single window of Nasonia vitripennis strain AsymCx chromosome 4, Nvit_psr_1.1, whole genome shotgun sequence DNA harbors:
- the LOC100123610 gene encoding monocarboxylate transporter 14 isoform X2, which translates to MAIAEDKQQPPTAAGQPANGQSSKKEAIPMRQLDEKQRQREDEGYVEMVVPPDGGWGWVIVAASFMCNLVVDGIMFSYGELLNALQEDFEVSAARVSLAGSLQTGFYLMAGPFVSALANRYGFRLVAILGSGVACASFLLSRFASSIEFMYVSYGILGGIGMGLIYVPAVITTGFYFEKWRALATGISVCGSGIGAFVLSPVTNYLVSNFGWRGTLLWQAGMLLNCAVFGALFRPLKPTRVKLSTDGSGQAGLELEAKTTLLGQGASSSSLHASQPTSNRFLGTNNNTEYPTAAQVLGSSPDIVNNRSLHSLHKALERQMSTSEKRLSAPIYPELEVVNDEELKSVEEENNLLDGDAERLNGRVPTIRRHTISDRRSRADSVSSHKSLTKADKRRGSTAKEPQRPFYRDDIFYGGSLNRLPHYRSQLSSVGYHMSVTRLPTAQDLAEEESGGCYLCPESVRRILTTMLDLSLLRKPSFLILAISGGLTMMGFYTPFVYVKERASQEMNKDTATFLVSVIGIGNTIGRVALGFVSSLPGVDALLVNNVFITLSGLLTIFSGLSLAQGYQFFYAASFGLCVSVFASLRSILVVDLVGLERLTNAFGLLLLFQGLGATMGAPVAGAVKEWTGSYDASFYFAGALIVLSGVICYPLKRINLREKARELRESTDPSKS; encoded by the exons ATGGCGATCGCGGAGGACAAGCAGCAGCCCCCCACGGCTGCCGGCCAGCCCGCCAACGGACAGTCGAGTAAGAAGGAAGCCATACCTATGAGGCAGCTCGACGAGAAGCAGCGACAACGCGAGGACGAG GGCTACGTGGAGATGGTGGTGCCGCCCGACGGAGGCTGGGGCTGGGTCATCGTCGCCGCCTCCTTCATGTGCAACCTCGTGGTCGACGGCATCATGTTCAGCTACGGCGAGCTGCTCAACGCGCTCCAGGAGGACTTTGAGGTCTCGGCCGCCCGGGTCAGTCTCGCGGGCTCCCTGCAGACCGGCTTCTACCTCATGGCCG GTCCCTTCGTCTCGGCGCTGGCAAACAGGTACGGCTTTCGCCTGGTGGCGATCCTCGGCAGCGGCGTCGCCTGCGCCTCCTTCCTGCTCTCGCGCTTCGCCAGCTCGATCGAGTTCATGTACGTCAGCTACGGAATACTGG GGGGCATCGGCATGGGCCTGATCTACGTGCCGGCGGTCATAACAACCGGATTCTACTTCGAGAAGTGGCGGGCCCTGGCCACGGGCATATCCGTCTGCGGCTCCGGCATCGGCGCCTTCGTCCTCTCGCCCGTCACCAACTACCTGGTGAGCAATTTCGGATGGCGCGGGACTCTACTCTGGCAAGCCG GCATGCTGCTCAACTGCGCCGTGTTCGGGGCGCTCTTCCGGCCGCTGAAACCGACGCGGGTGAAGCTGTCGACGGACGGCAGCGGCCAGGCCGGCCTCGAGCTCGAGGCCAAGACGACGCTCCTGGGCCAGGGCGCCTCCAGCAGCTCGCTCCACGCGAGCCAGCCGACGAGCAACCGGTTCCTCGGCACCAACAACAACACCGAGTACCCCACGGCCGCCCAGGTCCTCGGCAGCAGCCCCGACATCGTCAACAA TAGGTCGCTGCACTCGCTGCACAAGGCCCTGGAGCGCCAGATGAGCACCTCGGAGAAGCGGCTCTCGGCGCCGATCTACCCCGAGCTCGAGGTCGTCAACGACGAGGAGCTCAAGTCCGTCGAGGAGGAGAACAACCTGCTGGACGGCGACGCCGAGCGACTCAACGGCCGCGTGCCGACG ATTCGCAGGCACACCATCAGCGACCGGAGGAGCCGGGCCGACTCGGTGAGCAGCCACAAGTCCCTGACCAAGGCCGACAAGCGGCGCGGCTCCACGGCCAAGGAGCCCCAGAGGCCCTTCTACCGGGACGACATCTTCTACGGAGGCTCGCTCAACAGGCTGCCCCACTACAGGTCTCAG CTGTCCTCGGTGGGCTACCACATGTCGGTGACGAGGCTGCCGACGGCCCAGGACCTCGCCGAGGAGGAGAGCGGCGGCTGCTACCTCTGCCCCGAGAGCGTGCGCCGGATCCTGACGACGATGCTCGACCTGAGCCTCTTGCGGAAGCCGTCCTTCCTCATCCTCGCGATCAGCGGCGGCCTGACCATGATGGGCTTCTACACCCCCTTCGTCTACGTCAAGG AAAGGGCCTCCCAGGAGATGAACAAGGACACGGCGACGTTCCTCGTGTCGGTCATCGGGATCGGCAACACGATCGGCCGTGTGGCCCTGGGCTTCGTGAGCAGCCTGCCGGGCGTCGACGCGCTCCTGGTCAACAACGTATTCATCACCCTCAGCGGCCTCCTCACCATCTTCTCCGgcctctcgctcgcgcaggGCTACCAGTTCTTCTACGCGGCCTCCTTCGGGCTCTGCGTCT CCGTGTTCGCCTCGCTGAGGTCGATCCTGGTGGTGGACCTCGTCGGCCTCGAGCGCCTGACGAACGCCTtcggcctgctgctgctgttccaGGGTCTGGGGGCCACCATGGGCGCGCCCGTCGCAG GAGCCGTGAAGGAGTGGACGGGATCGTACGACGCCTCGTTCTACTTTGCCGGCGCGCTCATCGTCCTGTCGGGCGTCATCTGCTACCCGCTCAAGAGGATCAACCTGCGCGAGAAGGCGCGCGAGCTCAGGGAGTCCACCGATCCGTCCAAGTCGTGA
- the LOC100123610 gene encoding monocarboxylate transporter 14 isoform X1: MAIAEDKQQPPTAAGQPANGQSSKKEAIPMRQLDEKQRQREDEGYVEMVVPPDGGWGWVIVAASFMCNLVVDGIMFSYGELLNALQEDFEVSAARVSLAGSLQTGFYLMAGPFVSALANRYGFRLVAILGSGVACASFLLSRFASSIEFMYVSYGILGGIGMGLIYVPAVITTGFYFEKWRALATGISVCGSGIGAFVLSPVTNYLVSNFGWRGTLLWQAGMLLNCAVFGALFRPLKPTRVKLSTDGSGQAGLELEAKTTLLGQGASSSSLHASQPTSNRFLGTNNNTEYPTAAQVLGSSPDIVNNSRSLHSLHKALERQMSTSEKRLSAPIYPELEVVNDEELKSVEEENNLLDGDAERLNGRVPTIRRHTISDRRSRADSVSSHKSLTKADKRRGSTAKEPQRPFYRDDIFYGGSLNRLPHYRSQLSSVGYHMSVTRLPTAQDLAEEESGGCYLCPESVRRILTTMLDLSLLRKPSFLILAISGGLTMMGFYTPFVYVKERASQEMNKDTATFLVSVIGIGNTIGRVALGFVSSLPGVDALLVNNVFITLSGLLTIFSGLSLAQGYQFFYAASFGLCVSVFASLRSILVVDLVGLERLTNAFGLLLLFQGLGATMGAPVAGAVKEWTGSYDASFYFAGALIVLSGVICYPLKRINLREKARELRESTDPSKS, from the exons ATGGCGATCGCGGAGGACAAGCAGCAGCCCCCCACGGCTGCCGGCCAGCCCGCCAACGGACAGTCGAGTAAGAAGGAAGCCATACCTATGAGGCAGCTCGACGAGAAGCAGCGACAACGCGAGGACGAG GGCTACGTGGAGATGGTGGTGCCGCCCGACGGAGGCTGGGGCTGGGTCATCGTCGCCGCCTCCTTCATGTGCAACCTCGTGGTCGACGGCATCATGTTCAGCTACGGCGAGCTGCTCAACGCGCTCCAGGAGGACTTTGAGGTCTCGGCCGCCCGGGTCAGTCTCGCGGGCTCCCTGCAGACCGGCTTCTACCTCATGGCCG GTCCCTTCGTCTCGGCGCTGGCAAACAGGTACGGCTTTCGCCTGGTGGCGATCCTCGGCAGCGGCGTCGCCTGCGCCTCCTTCCTGCTCTCGCGCTTCGCCAGCTCGATCGAGTTCATGTACGTCAGCTACGGAATACTGG GGGGCATCGGCATGGGCCTGATCTACGTGCCGGCGGTCATAACAACCGGATTCTACTTCGAGAAGTGGCGGGCCCTGGCCACGGGCATATCCGTCTGCGGCTCCGGCATCGGCGCCTTCGTCCTCTCGCCCGTCACCAACTACCTGGTGAGCAATTTCGGATGGCGCGGGACTCTACTCTGGCAAGCCG GCATGCTGCTCAACTGCGCCGTGTTCGGGGCGCTCTTCCGGCCGCTGAAACCGACGCGGGTGAAGCTGTCGACGGACGGCAGCGGCCAGGCCGGCCTCGAGCTCGAGGCCAAGACGACGCTCCTGGGCCAGGGCGCCTCCAGCAGCTCGCTCCACGCGAGCCAGCCGACGAGCAACCGGTTCCTCGGCACCAACAACAACACCGAGTACCCCACGGCCGCCCAGGTCCTCGGCAGCAGCCCCGACATCGTCAACAA CAGTAGGTCGCTGCACTCGCTGCACAAGGCCCTGGAGCGCCAGATGAGCACCTCGGAGAAGCGGCTCTCGGCGCCGATCTACCCCGAGCTCGAGGTCGTCAACGACGAGGAGCTCAAGTCCGTCGAGGAGGAGAACAACCTGCTGGACGGCGACGCCGAGCGACTCAACGGCCGCGTGCCGACG ATTCGCAGGCACACCATCAGCGACCGGAGGAGCCGGGCCGACTCGGTGAGCAGCCACAAGTCCCTGACCAAGGCCGACAAGCGGCGCGGCTCCACGGCCAAGGAGCCCCAGAGGCCCTTCTACCGGGACGACATCTTCTACGGAGGCTCGCTCAACAGGCTGCCCCACTACAGGTCTCAG CTGTCCTCGGTGGGCTACCACATGTCGGTGACGAGGCTGCCGACGGCCCAGGACCTCGCCGAGGAGGAGAGCGGCGGCTGCTACCTCTGCCCCGAGAGCGTGCGCCGGATCCTGACGACGATGCTCGACCTGAGCCTCTTGCGGAAGCCGTCCTTCCTCATCCTCGCGATCAGCGGCGGCCTGACCATGATGGGCTTCTACACCCCCTTCGTCTACGTCAAGG AAAGGGCCTCCCAGGAGATGAACAAGGACACGGCGACGTTCCTCGTGTCGGTCATCGGGATCGGCAACACGATCGGCCGTGTGGCCCTGGGCTTCGTGAGCAGCCTGCCGGGCGTCGACGCGCTCCTGGTCAACAACGTATTCATCACCCTCAGCGGCCTCCTCACCATCTTCTCCGgcctctcgctcgcgcaggGCTACCAGTTCTTCTACGCGGCCTCCTTCGGGCTCTGCGTCT CCGTGTTCGCCTCGCTGAGGTCGATCCTGGTGGTGGACCTCGTCGGCCTCGAGCGCCTGACGAACGCCTtcggcctgctgctgctgttccaGGGTCTGGGGGCCACCATGGGCGCGCCCGTCGCAG GAGCCGTGAAGGAGTGGACGGGATCGTACGACGCCTCGTTCTACTTTGCCGGCGCGCTCATCGTCCTGTCGGGCGTCATCTGCTACCCGCTCAAGAGGATCAACCTGCGCGAGAAGGCGCGCGAGCTCAGGGAGTCCACCGATCCGTCCAAGTCGTGA